A section of the Clostridium omnivorum genome encodes:
- a CDS encoding RidA family protein has protein sequence MKEFRNPKNIHEPVAAYAHQVEVSGQNRWLVMSGQIGKDENGFLPNDAVEQLENALDNIVRNLHAATMEVTDLVKLVFYMVGTIDAPKRGEALSKAFKGHNPCMTLMYVAGLADPSIKVEIDAWACADN, from the coding sequence ATGAAAGAATTTAGAAATCCTAAAAATATACATGAACCTGTAGCAGCTTACGCACATCAGGTAGAGGTTAGTGGCCAAAATCGCTGGTTAGTTATGTCAGGCCAAATTGGAAAAGATGAGAACGGCTTTCTTCCCAATGATGCTGTAGAACAGCTGGAAAATGCTTTGGATAATATTGTTCGAAATTTACATGCAGCTACTATGGAAGTTACAGATTTAGTAAAACTAGTCTTCTATATGGTTGGCACTATTGATGCTCCTAAACGTGGAGAAGCTTTATCAAAAGCTTTTAAGGGTCATAATCCATGCATGACTCTTATGTATGTAGCAGGTTTAGCTGATCCATCAATTAAAGTAGAAATTGATGCCTGGGCATGTGCTGATAATTAA
- a CDS encoding YczE/YyaS/YitT family protein, translating to MRKFILTLLRLLIGLFLYAVGIVFTINANLGLSPWDIFHQGISRLTGITMGQASIIIGVLIIILDWVMGEKIGIGTIGNMLLIGIFMDILMLNHVIPVFNNLIIRVLMLILGMFIIGVACYFYIGAGLGSGPRDGLMVALAKKTNKPVKLIRSFIEFIPLVAGYFLGGTLGIGTLAMMLFGGYFIQLSFKLFNFDIREVKHKFINDYIIHVKKVLLQQ from the coding sequence ATGAGAAAATTTATATTAACTTTATTGAGATTACTTATAGGACTTTTTCTGTATGCAGTAGGTATAGTATTTACTATTAATGCAAATCTTGGTTTGTCTCCTTGGGATATTTTTCATCAGGGAATTTCAAGATTAACAGGTATTACAATGGGACAAGCTAGTATTATTATAGGTGTATTAATTATAATACTAGACTGGGTAATGGGTGAAAAAATAGGTATTGGAACTATAGGGAACATGCTGTTAATTGGTATATTTATGGACATACTAATGCTTAATCATGTAATTCCTGTTTTTAACAATTTAATAATCAGAGTATTAATGCTAATACTTGGAATGTTTATTATAGGGGTTGCTTGCTACTTTTATATTGGAGCTGGATTAGGTTCTGGGCCAAGAGATGGTTTAATGGTAGCATTAGCAAAAAAGACTAATAAGCCAGTTAAACTTATTAGAAGCTTCATTGAATTCATTCCTCTAGTTGCTGGCTATTTCCTAGGTGGAACTTTAGGCATAGGAACATTAGCCATGATGCTATTTGGTGGTTATTTCATACAACTTTCATTCAAACTGTTCAATTTTGATATTAGAGAAGTAAAACATAAATTTATTAATGATTATATAATTCATGTTAAAAAAGTATTGTTACAGCAATAA
- a CDS encoding PLP-dependent aminotransferase family protein produces the protein MNIKIDKSSVITITQQLYEFFSDRILSGLLKDGEQLPSIRGLSKELNVSPMTIIKAYRELEKNRLAITIQGKGTYVSQRNNIDKLNKTSNQRDLQWQISIPDYLSRSQFQYSANLTYADASYNLAVASLNYKLLPTTTILKDSLNLDLSTIKYLANYPPVQGDYEFRDVLMKYLKTKGINTSAEKILITTGSQQALSLISSTFIGPGDIVVMETPTYPGAIDLFKSRGAVILTVPVDNEGMRTDILMSLCDKYSPKIIYTMPNFHNPTGYSMSLQRKVELLDIAKYNNCIIVEDDPWSEISYKKDKIKSLKSMDTDGHVIYIKGLSKILGPAYRLASIVSEGSILSRLITAKANHDLGTSMLNQKIVLDFIKSDKITYYIEDLNKKLMKRRDKVINILKNNAPIGVKWTVPEGGINLWITLPRNLNVEKLLYHAITSMNISFLPGTVCYPNQVEFNNLRICFSYLEEEDLENIVIELCKLMKAALETENNTNYIPIV, from the coding sequence ATGAATATTAAAATAGACAAGAGTAGTGTGATAACTATAACTCAGCAATTATATGAATTTTTTTCGGATAGAATATTATCTGGACTTTTAAAGGATGGCGAGCAGTTGCCTTCCATTAGGGGGTTGTCAAAAGAATTAAATGTTAGCCCTATGACTATAATTAAGGCATATAGAGAGTTAGAGAAAAATCGATTAGCGATCACAATACAAGGAAAGGGCACTTATGTAAGCCAAAGAAACAATATTGATAAGCTCAATAAGACATCAAATCAAAGAGATCTTCAGTGGCAAATATCTATCCCAGACTATTTATCAAGATCACAATTTCAGTATTCTGCTAATTTAACTTATGCAGATGCCTCATATAATTTGGCGGTGGCATCATTAAATTACAAGCTATTGCCCACAACAACAATTCTAAAGGATTCCTTAAATTTAGATCTAAGTACTATTAAATACCTTGCAAATTATCCACCTGTTCAAGGAGATTATGAATTTAGAGATGTTTTGATGAAATATTTGAAAACAAAAGGGATAAATACTTCAGCAGAAAAAATTTTAATAACTACTGGCTCTCAGCAGGCATTAAGCCTTATCTCTAGTACCTTTATTGGGCCTGGAGATATAGTAGTGATGGAAACTCCCACATATCCTGGGGCAATTGACTTGTTTAAAAGCAGAGGTGCAGTAATTTTGACAGTTCCTGTAGATAATGAAGGAATGAGAACTGATATATTAATGAGTTTATGTGATAAGTACTCTCCTAAAATCATCTATACAATGCCAAATTTTCATAATCCAACTGGATACAGTATGAGTCTTCAACGAAAGGTGGAACTTCTTGACATAGCTAAATATAATAATTGTATCATTGTTGAGGACGATCCTTGGAGTGAGATTTCATATAAAAAAGACAAGATTAAATCACTAAAATCTATGGATACTGACGGGCATGTGATTTATATAAAAGGTTTAAGTAAAATTCTAGGTCCTGCATACAGGCTAGCTAGTATTGTGTCAGAAGGATCAATACTGTCAAGGCTTATAACTGCTAAAGCTAATCATGACCTTGGAACATCAATGTTAAATCAGAAAATAGTTTTAGACTTTATTAAGTCAGATAAAATAACATATTACATAGAAGATTTAAATAAAAAACTTATGAAAAGAAGGGATAAGGTTATTAATATATTAAAAAATAATGCACCTATAGGGGTAAAATGGACTGTTCCTGAGGGAGGAATAAATCTTTGGATTACGCTTCCTAGAAATTTGAATGTAGAAAAACTACTATATCATGCCATAACATCAATGAATATTTCATTTTTACCAGGAACTGTTTGCTACCCTAACCAGGTGGAATTCAACAATCTTAGAATATGCTTTTCATATTTGGAAGAAGAGGATCTTGAGAATATTGTAATAGAGCTTTGCAAGCTGATGAAAGCTGCATTAGAGACTGAAAACAACACTAATTATATACCAATTGTATAG
- a CDS encoding tRNA threonylcarbamoyladenosine dehydratase: MAQHSLSRTELLIGKEGLDKLSSSKVVVLGIGGVGSYTVEALARAGVGTLILVDDDAVCLTNINRQIIADYSTIGKDKVEVMKDRILQINKKCNVITHKTFITEENMGEIISEDIDYVVDAIDTISSKIALAVWCKEHNVRLISSMGTGNKMDPTQFKIADLYDTKVCPLAKVMRYELKRRGVNKLKVLYSEEKPLKPKLEEVITCKEGCVCSGGSSRRCALKRQIPGSISFVPPVAGLIIGGEVIKDLIEYKEQ; the protein is encoded by the coding sequence ATGGCACAACATTCGTTGTCAAGAACAGAGTTATTAATAGGAAAAGAAGGTTTAGATAAACTAAGCAGCAGTAAGGTAGTGGTACTTGGTATAGGCGGAGTTGGAAGCTATACTGTAGAGGCACTTGCAAGGGCGGGAGTAGGAACATTAATTTTAGTAGATGATGATGCAGTATGTCTTACTAATATAAATAGGCAGATAATTGCGGATTACAGTACTATAGGAAAAGATAAAGTAGAAGTAATGAAGGATAGAATTCTTCAGATTAACAAAAAGTGTAATGTAATTACGCATAAGACATTTATTACAGAAGAAAACATGGGTGAAATTATTTCTGAAGATATTGATTATGTTGTAGATGCAATAGACACTATTTCTTCAAAAATAGCACTGGCGGTTTGGTGTAAGGAGCATAATGTAAGGCTTATAAGCAGTATGGGAACTGGAAATAAGATGGACCCAACACAATTTAAAATTGCTGATTTATACGATACAAAGGTATGCCCATTAGCTAAGGTAATGAGATATGAGCTAAAGAGACGTGGCGTTAATAAACTAAAGGTTTTATATTCTGAGGAGAAGCCATTAAAGCCTAAACTAGAAGAAGTTATAACTTGTAAGGAAGGTTGTGTATGCTCTGGTGGAAGCAGCAGAAGATGCGCATTAAAAAGGCAAATACCAGGTAGTATATCCTTTGTGCCTCCAGTAGCAGGTCTAATTATTGGTGGAGAAGTTATTAAGGATTTAATTGAATATAAAGAGCAATAA
- a CDS encoding alpha/beta fold hydrolase encodes MDVNYKTFTASDGAELQYCDLGKGKPMVFVHPFGGSIEKSLPLILEETAKKFRVICFDQRGFGKSPAYGTMSVNQSARDLKELLNFLGLHKLYAVGYSMGSAVLYSYVEQFGCDSFEKIILGDMTPKLVNEDGWNKGLYQGWYTRERYEIDKATMKKDFRTWGLYFYEQALNLHNHEQVRDFKVTPELMPMISKLMGITEEMTETIFNIGEEAKNIQIAYWNSMCDNDFREVLKKVTCPAAILYSEPGSLYDARTASYVASQMPQATVYPMMGCTHVTGQINLGKRVVEILAQE; translated from the coding sequence ATGGATGTTAATTACAAAACATTTACAGCATCAGATGGAGCAGAATTACAATATTGTGATTTAGGAAAAGGAAAGCCTATGGTTTTCGTCCATCCATTTGGGGGATCTATTGAAAAGTCACTTCCTCTTATATTGGAGGAAACAGCAAAAAAGTTTCGAGTAATATGCTTTGATCAGAGAGGCTTTGGTAAGTCACCAGCTTATGGAACTATGAGTGTAAATCAATCAGCTAGAGACTTAAAGGAGTTATTAAACTTTTTAGGCCTTCACAAGCTTTATGCTGTAGGATATTCCATGGGGTCCGCAGTGCTCTATTCTTACGTTGAACAATTTGGTTGCGATAGCTTTGAGAAAATTATACTTGGAGATATGACTCCAAAGCTAGTAAACGAAGATGGCTGGAATAAGGGGCTTTATCAAGGCTGGTATACTAGGGAAAGATATGAAATTGATAAGGCAACTATGAAGAAGGATTTTCGAACTTGGGGACTTTACTTCTATGAACAAGCACTTAATTTACATAATCATGAGCAAGTAAGAGATTTTAAGGTAACACCAGAACTTATGCCTATGATATCAAAATTAATGGGAATTACTGAAGAAATGACAGAGACTATCTTTAATATTGGTGAAGAGGCAAAGAATATTCAAATTGCTTACTGGAATTCTATGTGTGACAATGACTTTCGTGAGGTACTTAAGAAAGTTACTTGCCCTGCTGCAATCCTCTATTCTGAGCCAGGATCTTTATATGACGCTAGAACTGCAAGCTACGTGGCTTCTCAGATGCCTCAGGCTACGGTATATCCTATGATGGGTTGCACTCATGTAACTGGTCAAATTAATCTTGGAAAGAGAGTTGTAGAAATCTTAGCCCAAGAATAG